The sequence TTGGACTTGGGTAGCAGGACTAAAAACAATAGGAGGACCAGGAGATGGGAACCGTGGAACAATCAATGTCCCGGCTCCGAGCAACCTTCCTTCTTCTCGAGGAAAGGCAATATCTTGGGTTGACTCTAACGATAATCTTTGGTTATTCGGGGGAGATAGTTACGATGGCTATTGGAATGATCTTTGGAAGTTTGATGGAGCAAATTGGACATGGGTAGGCGGCTCCAGTACACCAAACGAAGCCGGAGTTTATGGTAAGAAAAATACCCCTAGTTCTCAGAACAAGATTGGATCTAGAGGAAATGGGATAGGAGGGAAACTTCCGAACGGAAAGATCTGGATTTTCGGAGGAACAGGAATAGATTCCGTGGGCACCTCAGGCGGATTAAATGATCTTTGGATCTTTGACGGAAAAAATTGGACCTGGAAGGGAGGCACAGACCTTGCCATTCAGGCGGGTAACTTCGGACCTAAAGGAAAAGCAGGAACTGACTACTATCCAGGCGGACGTTTTGGACCAAGCGGATGGACTGACTCCAAGGGATATATCTGGATCTTCGGAGGCCAAGGTATCGACGCAAACGGAAATAATGAATTCCAGAACGATCTGTGGAAGGTTCGTCCTTAAGTTTTAAAATATTCTAAAATACTAAAATACTAAAATAAAAAAAATCGAAGATTAATAATTACCTTCGGCTTTCTTTTTCAATAGTAATAAGGTCATGTCATCACTTTGATCCTTTTCGAACTCAGCAACCGCAGAAAAAATCTCAGTGCCTAATTGCCTAAGAGGTAGACGAGCGTTCGATTCTAAAAGTTTGATCAGTCTCTCTTCTCCGAATAAGTCCTCAGTCTGATTTCGTGCCTCCGTGATTCCGTCTGTGTACAATAGAACAATATCACCTGTTGACATTGGTATACGATTATCTTTTAAAACGGAACCCAGATCATCCACTATTCCCAGCCAAGATCCGTTAGTCGGAATTACTTCCACCTTTTTTTCTCTGGCACGATAAACCATAACATCCATATGTTTTCCGGCTGCTAAAAGATAATCTTCCTCTAATTGGAATAAAACCATCGTCATATATCGATCTGTTCCTAAACGTGCTATATTCTCCTTAATAACTCGATTGGCCTCGTGTAATATTTTCGAAGGGCAAAGTATCGCATCCTGTTGGACAATCGCCTGAATTGCTGTCTGAGCCATCATCATGATCAATCCGGATTCTATTCCGTGACCGGATACATCCCCGATTCCAACCCATTTTTTTCCGTTAGGTGCATCGATGATATCGTAGTAATCACCTCCAACCGAATCGGTAGGGACCATAAGTGCAGCTACTTCGTATTGTCCGATATGGTTTGCTTGCGGAAGAAGTGCAGTTTGGATCATCTTTGCAAGTTGCATTTCTCCCCAAAGAGCATCTCTTGCTCGGAGCACATCCGCTCTTGATTCATCCAAATTGATATTTGCGCAGACCAATTCGTCTCTCAAAAGATATTCCGATCTTACTAACTTAAATCTTACCCAAGATATGGCCGCAGTGATAATGATAGTGGATCCAAGAAAGAAAAGATTATTCACTAGGATCCTCGGATCGAAAGGAAGGTTCTCAAAAACGTTAAATCCAAGGTAGAGAGCAAGTACAACCAGACCATTGATCACTGAATGTATGGGTCTCCAAGAAAGTAGAATATTCACAGCCATCAACACAAGCATCAAGCCTGCATAATAACTCGAATTAAATCCACCTAGATCTACGGTCATCAGTACAATCATTAAACTGATCATTGCAGATATAATATATCCATGTAGAGGATAGTAACTATTTGGACGAGTAAACCGTATCAGCAAATATTCTATTATAACTAGGAAGGTAGTAGCACCTCTGTAGATCGCAAAACGTAAATGTAACTCGGGAGGCTGGGTATAATAATCCAAAAGTAAGAAGAATGGTATCAGGACGATGCACAACATCGTAAGAACCTGCATCCATTCTCGGACGATTCCTTGAAGGTATTTCTCAAAATCCTGTCCGACTTTCGAATTGATTATAACATTATCCTTAAGTTGCATACTATTGACCCACTACCTGTCGGGCGCCCGCAGCTCCATAAACATCTGGCATCCTTTTGCTTCGAAAAAGATTCGATTATAATGTGCCGGAAGGTTTTCCGTCAGAGCCAACATCTCTTCTTCGGTTCGATGATAAAGAACCCAATCCAGCCAATATTCCATAAACGCCTTATCCGGATTTCGAACATGAAAATTTCCAACAATCAGCCTTCCGCCAGGTCTTAATAATTCGAATAATCTAGTAAGAACTGCCTTAGCTACAGGAGGAGTCAGATAGTCGAATAATCCCATCGAATAAATGAAATCGAATTGTCCCCATTCTTTAGCGAGATCTCGAATGCGAAGCATAGAACGGACAGAGTCGTTTATGTAGTTAACGTTCAACGAAAAGCCCTTCTCCTTCTTTAATCTTTCCACATTGTCCATCGCCATGCGAAGAGCTTCCATGTCTTGATCCAATAATGTGAAATGAACATTTTCCATCTCTGTCACTTCTTCAAATGCATCTCCAATCTCCTCTGCGGGACCGCATGCAACTGACATTATACGAAACTCTGAATCGTAATGACGATACATCTCATCTCGGATCTCATCCGAAATCATCTTCCTCCGATTACGTACCGCGTCTGCTGCAGGAATTCGCAAAGGATAACTATGTAACAATCTGGAAAAGATGGTTTTTCCGGACGGCTGGTTCTCGTAAACCATTCGCATCATCTCATAATCGCCCGCGTAACCTCTAGGTTTCAAATTTGTTCGAAGCATAAAAGCAGATTGAAGAATAAAATCCCATACTTGCCTTCTAAAGAAAAAACCATGAGCTTCGTTCTCATCTTTGGAAAAATTTTTAGTTTGCTCATCCAATTCCCTAACCTTATCTTCGAAAAATTCAGTGAACGCGATCCCCTCGCGATCCAAAATCATCTGATGTAAATGATCCTGAACTGGTCCTGGCTCTTTTCTGAATTTTCTATCTAAATCGTCAAAGAACTGCTTATACACATTCAATTCAAAAGTAAGATTTGCGCTGTATTCCTTGAAACGATGGCTTACTTTTTCCTTTTGATTGAGTATAAGTTGGAGATTAAATAGCCCTGTATCATAAACAGTTAATCTACCTTTGCCGATCAGATCTCCTACATCTATTGTCTCATCCAAAAGTAGAACTCTGTATTCAGGAGTAGAGGCACTGCTCTCTATGGGCAGCATCCTACATCTACCTAACTCTATTTTTTTTCCATCCAACTCTATAACGAACCCATCGGCAACGAACGGGACTGCAAACAATGGAACTTTAGACATCCTGATCTGTAGCGAATAACGTGTATGACCGTATACTTGAACGGTCGTAACATTTCCGTTCGATCGAAGTATGCCAACGATGCTTCCTTCCGCGATCATACACTACTGCCCTACTACCTGGATTCTTCCGTCTTTGGTCTCGAAGATCCTTAACGCGGAAAAACTCAGGTCCTGCCATTTCTTATCTTTATTATAGATGAGCCGGATCTTTCCCGATCCTTTCTTTACGGTTTCCAAAATTTTGATCACCGGGGTTATTGTAGAAGAGTTCATATAGTCTAGATGAGTAAAGTCCCAAACGACGACCTTGTTCTCGTTAGATCCTCTCTTCATAACGTCGGATAACGTGGGTATGATAAATTGGCTCGGATTTCTTTGAACACTTTTGCCGAGCCAACGAACTTGTATAGGATCACCGTTTATAATTTCCAATTGAAGCTGGTCTTCCGAAAAGATCTGACTGTCTGCGTTCATTCTACAACCACCTGTTCCCTGTACAATTTCGGTTGAAGGGCCGATACATAGAGAATATTGTCTTCGTTCACATAGAAATCCAGGATTGCTTCTCCTTCATAAGCAATCCGAATGAGGCCTAAGCCGCTCTCATTATTTTCCAAAGGTTGACCTGCTACTAGTTTTAATCTTTCTAGATACGCTTGGAAAGGAGATTGAAAACTTCTGATCCATTGAACGATGGAATCTAATCTTCGTAGATTCTCTACAATCCCCGCGGAAGGAAGTGGGCTCCATGCTTGGACAAGTATCCCATCCTTACCTGCTTCTATCTTAAATGTAAATTCTTGGCTTTCATTTGTGAAATAACCGTATTTAATCGCGTTCTCAAGAATTTCAGACGTAATCATACAAAGTGCGTCGGAGGTTTCGTCAGTTGATCCTAACCTCTCCAAAAAGTTGCGACATTCTTCTCGAGCCCGTTCTATCTCGCCCCAAATTGGACGAAGTTTCATCTCAAGTAATTTAGGCTCATTGATATCGTTCATCTAAATCCTCCGCAGAACATGACCCTCATAACATACCGATTGGAAAAAAGACTTCCTGCGCTTCCTTTTTTCCCCTGATCTGAAACTCCCCGATCCTTTCAATATTGATCTCCTCCTTAACGCAACTAGTCGTAAAAGAATCCAAAAGAATATCATGCCCTGTTGTTTTGGTTAATGCTTCAAGCCTACTGGCAGTATTAACTGCATCTCCAAGTACGGTGTATTCCATATGGCGAGAAGAGCCAATGTTTCCTGCAAATACGTGGCCGGTGGAGATCCCCATTCCCATTGCCACGGAAGAGACTAGCTTAGGATTCCGATTCGAATTAAAGGCTCTTAAATACTCTCGAATTTGTAATGCCAAACGAACGCAATTGAGCGTATCATCCTCTTCCGGAAAAGGACAACCGAATGTAATCAAAAGTCCATCACCCAAGAGCTTGTTCACTGAACCTCCATTTGCATATGCGAGATCCATTAAGCCCGTGAATAACTCACTTAGAAATTCCGCAAACTCGTTCGGTCCTAATAGTTCCGCTATTCCTGTGGAATTTCTGATATCGCAGAACAACATAGTCGCGCGGACATTCTTTCCCTCCAGCTCTCCCTGACGTCGATGGTCCACAAGATAATCCACAAGATTCTCCGGGAAATAACGCTCCAGAAGACGTTTCGCCTGTTCTATATCCTCTACTCTTTTACTGAGTTCCATGGATTTGGCATGCAACTCGCTAATATCTCTAAATGTAAAAACGTATCCTTGAGAATTTCCGAAATTATTATGAATAGGAGCAACTGTACAAATAACAGGAGTATTTTTTCCGTTCGATCCAGAGAGCATAACGTGTTCGAAGACCGAAGGAATCCTTTTTTTGACCGCTTCCTGAACGATATCTTTAGTGACTGAACCTTTTGCATCACAAAGATTTATCACCTCATCAACGACCCTACCTCGTGCACTTTCCTCTTCTACTCCGAGTAACTTCTCTGCAACAGAATTTAAAAATTTCACTCGATGAATAGAGTCCGTAGCGATGACCCCATCTCCAATAGAACTTAAGGTGGTATTTAACCAGGCTGCATTCTCACGAGAACGTTTCTCCATTTTATGTTTATAAAGACACATTTCTATCGTGATTTGAAGTTCCTTAACATCGATTGGTTTTAAAATATATGCATAAGGTTCCGTTATTCGGGCCCTTCTTAAAGAAGATTCGTCGCTATGCGAAGTAATATAGATTACAGGAACATCAAGCAGTTCCTTAAGCTTAACCACAGCCTCGACCCCATCAATAAATCCAGTACTAAGTACGATATCCATTAATACCAGATCAGGTCGAGTTGCTCTGGCCATTTGTATCGCTTTTTCTCCGTTAGCAGCAATCCCAACGGAAGTATAACCGAATTTTTGAAGAATGATCTGGATATCTCTCGCGACAATTCTCTCATCTTCTACGATAAGGATCCGCGAAGTGTAAGATACTGCTCCATTCGCCGCCATTTTTATTACGACCTCCGTAACTCAGGCATCCAATTCGGCTCCACGCTTTGGAAATATCCTTTTAGCGGGATGTATTTTTCGTATCCGTATAATTTTCAACTATCGTGCGGCATCACTTAAGGAACTGTGTAGGCAAAAAACCAATGCGTTAGACACACGTTAGATGTTTAAACAAGCGAAAAAAGAAGGTAACAGAGAATAAAGCGATCGTCAATAAGTTATTAAATTAATTTGCGCAATTGAGATTTGAAGGGAAGAAACGGTGTGAAAAAAATATCTAAAAGCTTGTAACACAAATTAATAGGAAATCGGTCACAAAAATTAACGGCACCCAACTACAACTGAACAGAAAATTCGAAAAACAAATTTAAAAAAAGATCAAATCAACCCCCAAAGAGGAAGGCTTACTCATTTTTAAAAATTATATTAATAATAATTAATATACATACAACCATCAACCGATTTACATAAAACCGTCCATACGATAAAACTCTTTCGGGACAAAACTCATCAGCAAAAATCAAATTTGGGCTTCTTTTTTCGCTACGCACCAAAGCCAACATTCTAATTTTCTAAAATTTTTGCACCGTACAAGAAACAAACAAAATTGTTATGCGAACAGAACGGAAAACAAATTCACTTCAAATCGACTAACACAAACGTTCCAAATAAAATAGATTCCGAAATAACTAATAAAATATTTATTGACTAACACCCCGCCGCAACTAACGTCTCTCGAATCTCCCAAAAATATCATTCATAAAGGTTTCGATTGATGATTCATCAAGAGCAAAGTTTCAGACGATTCGTCTGGGCACTCGAAAAAAAATGGATCCAAACCGTCTGCATCTTAGGTTTCACCCTGGTTCCTATATTCGGAGGTTTGGATTATTTTATCATTCCGAAAGAATATTTAGACGAAAACCTCGGCTATTTTTTATCGTTAAGGGCCTTCGCTTCCGTTTTCGTATTTATCCAATATATAATATTACGTTTTTCCAAACCAAACGTATGGAATACGGTCCACGCGTTTGTCTTCACATTCGTTGTCGGAGGAATTATCACCTTAATGACCGCACGTTTAGGCGGATTCGAATCCTCCTATTACGCTGGATTAAATCTAGTTTTGATCGCGGTGAACCTATTCCTACCATGGAACGCCGTTAAAGGTGCCTTAAATAGCGGAATCATCCTCGTTCAATATATAGTTGTGAATCTGATATTCGACAATGACTACAAATTGATTTCGATTATCAATAACCTGTATTTTTTAGCCGGAACCATGATCATTTCGGTTACCATCGCCCATTTCAAATTTAATCTTACTAAATCCGAATTCGAAAAGATGGATGTAATCAGCACATTAAAGTCGCAACAAGACGGAGACTATTTCCTCACTTCTCTCGTATTACAGCCCTTAAGTCTGAATCTTTCCAAAAGTGATATCGTTCCTGTCGAATTCTTCACTAGCCAAAAGAAAAAATTCACCTTTAAAAATTGGACCCAGGAGATCGGCGGAGATATCAGCGTATCGAACGTTATTACTCTTAAGGGAAGAAGGTACGTTGTTTTTGTAAATGCGGACGCTATGGGAAAATCTCTGCAAGGTGCAGGCGGAGCGATTGTTTTCGGCGCCGTATTCCATGCGATGATCCAAAGAACGAAGATGCTGGAGGCGAACCAGAACCAGTATCCGGAACGTTGGTTAAGAAACGCGGTCATCGAATTACAAAAGACCTTCGAAAGTTTCGATGGGGCGATGATGATCTCCCTCGTAATCGGACTCGTAGACGAGGAATCCGGCTTAGTTTATTATATAAATGCAGAACATCCCTTTCCTGTATTATATAGGGATGGAAGAGCTTCCTTTATCGATTCACAGATATATTTTAGAAAGATCGGAATGTTGGAGATCAAAAGTAGATTTTTTGTAAGTATATTCCAACTTCTGCCAGGGGATAAACTGATCCTTGGCTCCGATGGAAGAGAAGACTTGATGATATTCGATCCGGCTATAGGCGGCAAGAGTATGGTGGAAGACGAAAATTTCTTTCTGCATATCGTTGAACAAGGAAAAGGCGAATTGAGAGATATAGTCTCCACTTTAAAGGATTCAGGAGATATAATCGACGACCTTTCCCTGGTAAAAATTTCCTTTGATCCAGCAAAACGAGAAATCGAATCGATAAATTCATTACGAGATTCG is a genomic window of Leptospira neocaledonica containing:
- a CDS encoding PP2C family protein-serine/threonine phosphatase → MQLKDNVIINSKVGQDFEKYLQGIVREWMQVLTMLCIVLIPFFLLLDYYTQPPELHLRFAIYRGATTFLVIIEYLLIRFTRPNSYYPLHGYIISAMISLMIVLMTVDLGGFNSSYYAGLMLVLMAVNILLSWRPIHSVINGLVVLALYLGFNVFENLPFDPRILVNNLFFLGSTIIITAAISWVRFKLVRSEYLLRDELVCANINLDESRADVLRARDALWGEMQLAKMIQTALLPQANHIGQYEVAALMVPTDSVGGDYYDIIDAPNGKKWVGIGDVSGHGIESGLIMMMAQTAIQAIVQQDAILCPSKILHEANRVIKENIARLGTDRYMTMVLFQLEEDYLLAAGKHMDVMVYRAREKKVEVIPTNGSWLGIVDDLGSVLKDNRIPMSTGDIVLLYTDGITEARNQTEDLFGEERLIKLLESNARLPLRQLGTEIFSAVAEFEKDQSDDMTLLLLKKKAEGNY
- a CDS encoding class I SAM-dependent methyltransferase — protein: MIAEGSIVGILRSNGNVTTVQVYGHTRYSLQIRMSKVPLFAVPFVADGFVIELDGKKIELGRCRMLPIESSASTPEYRVLLLDETIDVGDLIGKGRLTVYDTGLFNLQLILNQKEKVSHRFKEYSANLTFELNVYKQFFDDLDRKFRKEPGPVQDHLHQMILDREGIAFTEFFEDKVRELDEQTKNFSKDENEAHGFFFRRQVWDFILQSAFMLRTNLKPRGYAGDYEMMRMVYENQPSGKTIFSRLLHSYPLRIPAADAVRNRRKMISDEIRDEMYRHYDSEFRIMSVACGPAEEIGDAFEEVTEMENVHFTLLDQDMEALRMAMDNVERLKKEKGFSLNVNYINDSVRSMLRIRDLAKEWGQFDFIYSMGLFDYLTPPVAKAVLTRLFELLRPGGRLIVGNFHVRNPDKAFMEYWLDWVLYHRTEEEMLALTENLPAHYNRIFFEAKGCQMFMELRAPDR
- a CDS encoding ATP-binding protein → MNDINEPKLLEMKLRPIWGEIERAREECRNFLERLGSTDETSDALCMITSEILENAIKYGYFTNESQEFTFKIEAGKDGILVQAWSPLPSAGIVENLRRLDSIVQWIRSFQSPFQAYLERLKLVAGQPLENNESGLGLIRIAYEGEAILDFYVNEDNILYVSALQPKLYREQVVVE
- a CDS encoding adenylate/guanylate cyclase domain-containing protein; the protein is MAANGAVSYTSRILIVEDERIVARDIQIILQKFGYTSVGIAANGEKAIQMARATRPDLVLMDIVLSTGFIDGVEAVVKLKELLDVPVIYITSHSDESSLRRARITEPYAYILKPIDVKELQITIEMCLYKHKMEKRSRENAAWLNTTLSSIGDGVIATDSIHRVKFLNSVAEKLLGVEEESARGRVVDEVINLCDAKGSVTKDIVQEAVKKRIPSVFEHVMLSGSNGKNTPVICTVAPIHNNFGNSQGYVFTFRDISELHAKSMELSKRVEDIEQAKRLLERYFPENLVDYLVDHRRQGELEGKNVRATMLFCDIRNSTGIAELLGPNEFAEFLSELFTGLMDLAYANGGSVNKLLGDGLLITFGCPFPEEDDTLNCVRLALQIREYLRAFNSNRNPKLVSSVAMGMGISTGHVFAGNIGSSRHMEYTVLGDAVNTASRLEALTKTTGHDILLDSFTTSCVKEEINIERIGEFQIRGKKEAQEVFFPIGML
- a CDS encoding PP2C family protein-serine/threonine phosphatase, with amino-acid sequence MIHQEQSFRRFVWALEKKWIQTVCILGFTLVPIFGGLDYFIIPKEYLDENLGYFLSLRAFASVFVFIQYIILRFSKPNVWNTVHAFVFTFVVGGIITLMTARLGGFESSYYAGLNLVLIAVNLFLPWNAVKGALNSGIILVQYIVVNLIFDNDYKLISIINNLYFLAGTMIISVTIAHFKFNLTKSEFEKMDVISTLKSQQDGDYFLTSLVLQPLSLNLSKSDIVPVEFFTSQKKKFTFKNWTQEIGGDISVSNVITLKGRRYVVFVNADAMGKSLQGAGGAIVFGAVFHAMIQRTKMLEANQNQYPERWLRNAVIELQKTFESFDGAMMISLVIGLVDEESGLVYYINAEHPFPVLYRDGRASFIDSQIYFRKIGMLEIKSRFFVSIFQLLPGDKLILGSDGREDLMIFDPAIGGKSMVEDENFFLHIVEQGKGELRDIVSTLKDSGDIIDDLSLVKISFDPAKREIESINSLRDSFQNSENGTYTYGHKPTEDLETLKELVSSSSKNGDIEESIRVAMRLVDVYPGESNYFYFLAKTFNRHRDYKESVEQGERFRYRQPDHVNNLLVLSDSYRRLGNRRRAELLLKEVFSFEPQNQTAINLLGKLKNHNGKDLIKSN